The following nucleotide sequence is from Mesobacillus jeotgali.
AATAAGCTCGCACTGTTCCATCAAATCACTTCCGTTCACATTTTAAATACATATTTAATCCTTCCCATTTATATTAAAAATTAAAAAAGCGCTTAAAAATCAAGCGCTTCCGTTACTTCCTTTTAACATTGCTAAAAATCATACCGCTCTCCGGCAGCGTAGGCATTCTGACCAGACTGTAGCTGAGGTCCTGGTCCGGAATTTCATAGTCAATATCGTTTACGAGGTATGCTAGACTTGCCTTCATAACTTCTACGGTAATTCCCTCTCCAGGGCATCTGTGTCCAGTTGCAGAGTCTCCACCACCCTGAGGGATGAAATCGAACAAGCTTCCGCGCCAATCCTTGAACCTTTCAGGAATAAATGACTCAGGGTCTTTCCATAGCCGTGCATCATGGTTAGTGCCGTACATATCAAGTAATACAAGCTGCCCTTCTTTAAAATGGGCGTCATTCCAAATAAACTCTTTTTTAACTCTAGCACCGAGGAAAGGTCCGAAAGGGAAGAACCGGCGGACTTCCTGCACGAACATTTCTAGATAACGGCCATCATTGTCATTTTTTAATTTTTCCTTCGTTTTAGGAAATTTATGAAGGGCCAGTGCAGAAAAAGCAATAAAAGTAGCAATCGCAACAATGGGCCTTAATACATTGATTAATTCTACAGCAGCCATCTTTGAATTCAGTAACTTACCGTTCAGATCCTTATGAATCGCCAATTCATTAAGTGCAGAACCGTGCGCCGCGGCTATTTTGCCGGAACGGACTTCTTCTATTATATTCATAATCCATTCCTCAGCCCTCGACCTAGCGCGCCTTCCTTTCCAATGTCTGGGGCCAACTGCACCAAAAGCATCAACCATATCACTAAAATCATCAGCCCGCTCTTTAACTTCAGCTTCGTCAAGTGGGACGCCAGCCCAGGTACAGGCAGCCCGGCACAAAACCTGTTTTGCCTCCTCAAACAGGATGATTTGGTCTGCTACTTCCCATTTCTCTATTGATGCCCTCCAAAAGTCAGTAACCAAACGAGAAAGTCTTAATTGATTTGGAGGGGTCATAAGCGATAAGAAAAGCAATTTTCTATGTATGTGTGCCTCTCCATCCATCGTTTGAATGGCATTCTCGCCGAACAAAGTCTTCTGTACCCGTTTAGGTGCAGCGCCTTTTCTTTGAAAACGGTCGGTATCATAAAAAACCTTTGCTGCTTCTTCGCCAGTAAAGCAAATGACTTGTTCACCGAGAAGCCGTGCCTCAAAAATATCCGTATGATAACGCTCCATTCGATTAGAAATGAAAAGATAGCCTTCATTCATCAAGGCGATACTGTTATCCAGACTTTTATCATGTGGTATTCCCATCGATCTTTTCTCCTTTAGGTACTTTCTTTTGTTTGAATCATTGCTTCCATTACAATCCAGCTAGCGCTCATATGTTTAATAACAGGCTTGGGAGTTAGGCAAATGAAAAATTCGACTGGTACAGTCATAAACGCGGACGATTATTCCTAGTTTATTTACACGTAAAAGTAAAAAGTAAACTTGTTATCCTTTAAATGTTTCGTCTAACAAGGTGTTGTTATACATGTTCCACAGGAATGATACAAGCTGGTTTAACAAATAGTAAGAAAAAAGGAGGGAGCATTATGAGTAAATGGAATGAAGAAGGAGCTGCCAACAACAATCTTTCTGCTGAAACAATTTCGAGTTCTAAGCTGGTGGGAAAACCGGGCCTACAGGCGCATGAGTTTTCGGAAGAACTTGCTGATGGAGGAGAAAGGGATGAGGCGATCGAGAAGCAATTAAAGGAGCATCAACCAGGTATGTAATATGAAAGGAGAAATATTAATGAAGAATAATAATTACCTCGACAAAAGAGGAGATTTCACTGCTCCTCCTGAAGGTACTGCTGACTATCCAAAGAAACCGGATCACAGGAAAATTGAACAGGAAACTAATAAGAGGAAATGAACTGAGGGTTGTGTTGTGTTGATTGAAAACTTGGCGTGACTTCGGACAAGTTTTGATGAAGAGGCCGAAAAGCTGTCCGAACTTGGCGTGACTTCGGACAAGTTTAGATGAGAAGACCGAAAAGCTGTCCGAACTTGGCATGACTTCGGACAAGTTTAGATGAAAAGCTCGAAAAGCTGTCCGAACCTAGCATGAATTTGGACAAGTTTAGAAGAAAAACACCAAAAGCTGTCCGAACTTAGCGTGACTTCGGACAAGTCTAGATGAAAAGCACCAAAAGCTGTCCGAACCTAGCATGACTCCGGACAAGTTTAAAGGAAAAGCACCAAAAGCTGTCCGAACTTGGCGTGACTTCGGACAAGTTTAGAAGAAAGGCACCAAAAGCTGTCCGAACTTGGCGTGACTTCGGACAAGTCTAGATGAAAAGGGCGAAAAGCTGTCCGAACTTGGAGCGACTTCGGACAAGTTTAAAGGAAAAGCACCAAAAGCTGTCCGAACCTGGCATGACTTCGGACAAGTTTTGATGAAAAGCACCAAAGCTGTCCGAACCTAGCATGACTTCGGACAAGTTTTGATGAAAAGCACCAAAAGCTGTCCGAACTTGGCATGACTTCGGACAAGTTTAGAAGAAAGGCACCAAAAGCTGTCCGAACTTAGCGTGACTTCGGACAAGTCTAGATGAAAAGCACCAAAAGCTGTCCGAACTTGGCGTGACTTCAGACAAGTTTAGAGGAAAAGCAATAATAGTTGTCAGAGCTGAAGTCAAAAGATTCACTTTCCTTTTTTCTTGTTCTTTTGTATCATATTATTGTTAGGAAATTTAAGGAAATGAAGGAGGGGATTAATATGATAACTGATAAAATTATAATTCAACCCTATACGACGGTTTATTTTTCCCCTTTTATGATGAATAAGTAACAACTTATTATTTTCACGACAAGACCTTCGTAAAAAACGGAGGTCTTTATTTATGTTTTGGTATCCTTCCTAACAAAATAATATGAATCTAAGGAGTAACAATATATGGAGATCAGAAATTATATGAAGGAAGATGAAATTGGTTGGGTACATTGCAGAATACTTTCTTTTTTAGATACAGCCTATTTTGATAACGTTTTAAAGGAAAAAGAAAGTTATGACAATCCATCAATTGAGTTAGTAGCTGTGATTGATAATAAAATTGTAGGTCTATTGGATATTGAATATGAAACAGAAGAGCGAACAGTATGTTCCAGAGGGAAGGGACTTGGCGGAATGATGTGGCATATAGCAGTCCATCCTGACTTTCGTCGAAGGGGAATAGGCAAGAGTCTCCTGTTGGAAGCTGAAAGAATTTCTAAAGATCTTGGCTTGAACCGGATTGAAGCATGGACAAGGGATGATGAATGGGTAAATAAGTGGTATGAGAATAACATGTTTGTAAAAGCAGCATCATATTTTCATGTATTTATTGATGCGGGAGAAGAATTAAGAGGAACGAATAAAACTGAAATTCCTGGCTTATATCCCATTCAAACATTTGCACATTATGTTGGAAATAACAGAGAAATGATTAAGAATAAATTTAAACGAGTTCACGAATGCAATTGTTATGAGAAACAATTGTTATAGATTAAAATTTTCATATAGAGTATTTGTAAAACAACAAGAACGCCTGGGAAAACCCAGGCGTTCTTGTTGTTGATGCTAATTAACTGTTATTTCTTCTTTCGTAAATTCAATTTCAAACCCCAAATCCTGAAGCATTTTATGGTCAGCAGTCGTTTCTTGCCCTGCTGTTGTCAGATAATCTCCAACAAAGATTGAGTTGGCAGGGTAAAGGCCAAGAGGCTGCAGGCTTCGCAAATTAACTTCTCTGCCACCGGAAATCCTGATTTCTTTTGTTGGATTGATGAATCGCATCAGGCAAAGGACTTTTAGGCAATATCGAGGATTCAATTCATCGGTTCCCTCAAGAGGGGTACCGTCAATCGCGTGGAGGAAATTGACTGGAATTGAATCGGCGTCCAGTGCCTTCAGGCTCCTGGCCATTTCGATTACATCTTGCTTTGTTTCCTTCATTCCTATAATCACTCCGGAGCATGGTGAAATTCCGGAATTTTTAACAAGCTCTACAGTATTAACGCGATCTTCATATGTATGCGATGTCGTGATGGCATTGTGATGGTTAGAGGAAGTATTGAGATTATGGTTATATCGGTCAACACCAGCAGACTTGAGTCTTTCAGCTTGTGAAGGTTTGAGAATTCCTAGACAGGCGCAAACCTTCAGGCCATATTTCGCTTTGATTTCCTCCACTGCCGAAGTAACAGTATCAATTTCCTTTTCACTTGGTCCTCTGCCGCTTGCAACGATGCAATAAGTGCCGGCATTCAGGTTAAACGCCTGTTCTGCTCCTTTTAGGATCGTGTCCTTATCCATCATCCGATACTTTTGGATAGGGGCCTCGGAGACGCTCGACTGCGCACAATAACCGCAATTTTCTGGACACATTCCCGATTTTGTATTGATAATCATATTTAGCTTAACCCGATTTCCATAATAGTGATGGCGTATCGTGTATGCTGCCTGGAGTAATTCGAGCAGTTCCAGGTCGGGACATTCAAGTATACTTAAAGCCTTTGCATCAGTCAGCTCGTTCCCACCAAGTACGCCCTGCGCTAAATCCTTCCAGTATCCCATTCATTGATCCCCCTTTTAAGCTGTTTTTCTTAAATGCTTGAAACTGCCTTTGGACAAAACAGATTTTTCGAGTCTGTGACCCAACATGCCGGCGAATACAGCAAGGATGATGTCTTTGGGAAGAGGGGCAACCATCCATAGCCAAGCCATTTTATAGGTAAAGCCCTCTGGTGCAGCGGCCCAGAATTTATAAGCAAAGTACATCCAGTTCGTTCCGAATACATAATTGATAACAAGACCAATTAATGATGCAATGATAAAAGCTGATAAAGTGCGGTTCTTTTCAACAACTTTACCTGCAACATAGGCTGTTAGGATAAATGAAAGGATAAATCCGAATGTTGGACTTATGAAAGTAGACATGCCAGCGCCGAACTTGGCAAACACCGGTACACCCACTAAACCAACTAGCGCGTATACAGTCATTGAAATTGCTCCCAGCCGGCTCCCA
It contains:
- a CDS encoding cytochrome P450; amino-acid sequence: MGIPHDKSLDNSIALMNEGYLFISNRMERYHTDIFEARLLGEQVICFTGEEAAKVFYDTDRFQRKGAAPKRVQKTLFGENAIQTMDGEAHIHRKLLFLSLMTPPNQLRLSRLVTDFWRASIEKWEVADQIILFEEAKQVLCRAACTWAGVPLDEAEVKERADDFSDMVDAFGAVGPRHWKGRRARSRAEEWIMNIIEEVRSGKIAAAHGSALNELAIHKDLNGKLLNSKMAAVELINVLRPIVAIATFIAFSALALHKFPKTKEKLKNDNDGRYLEMFVQEVRRFFPFGPFLGARVKKEFIWNDAHFKEGQLVLLDMYGTNHDARLWKDPESFIPERFKDWRGSLFDFIPQGGGDSATGHRCPGEGITVEVMKASLAYLVNDIDYEIPDQDLSYSLVRMPTLPESGMIFSNVKRK
- a CDS encoding GNAT family N-acetyltransferase — encoded protein: MEIRNYMKEDEIGWVHCRILSFLDTAYFDNVLKEKESYDNPSIELVAVIDNKIVGLLDIEYETEERTVCSRGKGLGGMMWHIAVHPDFRRRGIGKSLLLEAERISKDLGLNRIEAWTRDDEWVNKWYENNMFVKAASYFHVFIDAGEELRGTNKTEIPGLYPIQTFAHYVGNNREMIKNKFKRVHECNCYEKQLL
- the bioB gene encoding biotin synthase BioB encodes the protein MGYWKDLAQGVLGGNELTDAKALSILECPDLELLELLQAAYTIRHHYYGNRVKLNMIINTKSGMCPENCGYCAQSSVSEAPIQKYRMMDKDTILKGAEQAFNLNAGTYCIVASGRGPSEKEIDTVTSAVEEIKAKYGLKVCACLGILKPSQAERLKSAGVDRYNHNLNTSSNHHNAITTSHTYEDRVNTVELVKNSGISPCSGVIIGMKETKQDVIEMARSLKALDADSIPVNFLHAIDGTPLEGTDELNPRYCLKVLCLMRFINPTKEIRISGGREVNLRSLQPLGLYPANSIFVGDYLTTAGQETTADHKMLQDLGFEIEFTKEEITVN
- a CDS encoding biotin transporter BioY; this translates as MKFKALDLTLASMFVGLMAIGANITSFVPFMTVGGVPITLQTFFAILAGIILGSRLGAISMTVYALVGLVGVPVFAKFGAGMSTFISPTFGFILSFILTAYVAGKVVEKNRTLSAFIIASLIGLVINYVFGTNWMYFAYKFWAAAPEGFTYKMAWLWMVAPLPKDIILAVFAGMLGHRLEKSVLSKGSFKHLRKTA